From a region of the Bradyrhizobium sp. KBS0727 genome:
- a CDS encoding recombinase family protein: MSSDVQRYSTENQQNAIVEYAQQHGYEIVASYRDAGKSGLSLKGRDALRQLLSDALSAQRVFDAILVLDVSRWGRFQNPDQAAHYEFLCRQAGVRVVYCAEPFGEDVAPITTIVKHLKRVMAGEYSRELSAKLCRAHRQQAELGFRQGGSLTYGFRRLLVNPARIPRQILNSGEGKALSSDKVIVVPGPPEELAVIRRIFRLYVCHQLPIPKIAKRLANEGIRGYGDRPLGARSIRHILSCELCIGQMTYNVTSSRLQGRTIKNPEHTWTRFSAFAPIVSVRQFRRAQERLSLVNRRWDQQAIINSMQRLLSEKGRLTQILINEAEDGPCSETVVNHFGSLDAAYAAIGYKPERRLPFGMNGRYWSTNAVLKGLQKLHNAHGWISNRLIDGFAGLPAQAHIRRCFGSIREAMRQAGLPAVSHSETQRRAWRRRKAAGCDEIYQGVRWTDEKLAQVLRRLQKRYGYVSANLVDRSEETPSVGYFAKRFGSLTKAKSFAGLPVQTHSQITLAACKRKERARQLDGSRVIRHNASVCTIVRIAFCLG; the protein is encoded by the coding sequence ATGTCATCAGACGTGCAACGCTATTCTACGGAAAATCAGCAGAATGCGATCGTTGAGTATGCCCAGCAGCATGGGTACGAAATCGTCGCCTCTTACAGAGATGCTGGGAAAAGCGGCCTTTCATTAAAAGGCAGGGATGCGCTTAGGCAACTGCTCAGCGACGCACTTTCCGCCCAGCGCGTTTTTGACGCCATTCTGGTTCTTGATGTCAGTCGGTGGGGTCGCTTTCAAAATCCTGATCAAGCCGCACACTACGAGTTCTTATGCCGACAGGCGGGGGTACGCGTTGTCTATTGCGCGGAGCCGTTTGGGGAAGACGTGGCTCCTATTACGACAATCGTCAAGCATTTGAAGCGGGTGATGGCCGGGGAATATAGTCGCGAACTCTCTGCCAAGTTGTGTCGTGCTCACCGTCAACAGGCGGAATTGGGGTTTCGTCAAGGCGGAAGCCTAACCTACGGGTTTCGAAGGCTTCTCGTGAATCCTGCGCGCATTCCTAGACAGATCTTGAACAGCGGAGAGGGTAAAGCCCTAAGCTCCGATAAAGTGATCGTTGTGCCCGGACCACCAGAAGAACTCGCAGTGATTAGGCGTATATTTCGGCTGTATGTATGCCATCAATTGCCCATTCCCAAGATTGCCAAGCGTCTCGCGAATGAAGGTATACGCGGTTACGGAGACAGGCCTCTGGGAGCGCGGTCTATCCGGCACATTCTTTCTTGCGAACTCTGTATCGGGCAGATGACGTACAACGTAACGTCAAGCAGGCTGCAGGGCCGCACCATAAAGAACCCGGAACACACATGGACAAGGTTTTCGGCCTTTGCCCCAATAGTGTCGGTAAGACAATTTAGAAGAGCCCAGGAGCGCCTTTCGCTGGTAAATCGACGTTGGGACCAACAAGCGATAATCAATTCCATGCAGAGACTGCTCTCAGAGAAAGGGCGCCTTACACAGATACTGATCAATGAAGCGGAAGACGGTCCGTGCTCGGAGACAGTAGTCAATCATTTTGGTTCGCTGGACGCTGCTTATGCTGCTATCGGCTATAAGCCGGAACGCAGACTTCCTTTTGGCATGAACGGAAGATATTGGAGCACGAACGCCGTCTTGAAAGGGTTGCAGAAGCTTCACAACGCGCATGGATGGATTTCGAACCGCCTCATAGACGGTTTTGCCGGCCTGCCTGCTCAGGCTCACATCCGACGCTGCTTCGGCTCTATACGCGAGGCGATGAGACAGGCAGGTTTGCCTGCCGTTTCCCATAGCGAAACGCAACGCCGCGCGTGGCGGCGACGAAAGGCAGCCGGATGCGATGAGATTTATCAGGGTGTTCGCTGGACGGACGAGAAGCTTGCCCAGGTGCTACGTCGACTGCAAAAGCGATACGGGTACGTTTCAGCGAATTTGGTCGACAGGAGTGAAGAAACGCCCAGCGTCGGCTACTTTGCCAAACGGTTTGGATCGCTCACCAAGGCGAAGAGTTTTGCAGGACTGCCTGTCCAGACTCACTCGCAGATCACGCTCGCCGCTTGCAAGCGAAAAGAGAGGGCAAGACAATTGGACGGCAGCCGCGTCATTCGGCACAACGCATCGGTCTGCACTATCGTTCGGATCGCATTTTGCTTGGGCTAA
- the hisA gene encoding 1-(5-phosphoribosyl)-5-[(5-phosphoribosylamino)methylideneamino]imidazole-4-carboxamide isomerase, whose amino-acid sequence MEAVILFPAVDLKNGQCVRLEQGDMSRATVFNLDPAAQARSFAAQGFEYLHVVDLDGAFAGKPMNALAVEAMLKAVTMPVQLGGGIRDLKTVEAWLDKGIARVIIGTAAVRDPELVKSAARKFPGRVAVGLDARDGKVAVEGWAETSQVTALEIAQRFEDAGVAAIIFTDIARDGLLKGLNLDATIALAEAISIPVIASGGFASIEDVKALLQPRAAKLAGAIAGRALYDGRLDPTAALTLIRNARAAA is encoded by the coding sequence GTGGAAGCCGTGATTCTCTTTCCCGCCGTCGACCTGAAAAATGGCCAGTGCGTGCGCCTCGAACAGGGCGACATGTCGCGCGCGACCGTGTTCAACCTCGATCCTGCCGCGCAGGCGCGTTCCTTTGCCGCGCAAGGGTTCGAGTATCTGCACGTCGTCGATCTCGACGGCGCCTTTGCCGGCAAGCCGATGAACGCGCTGGCTGTCGAGGCGATGCTGAAGGCGGTCACTATGCCGGTGCAGCTCGGCGGCGGCATCCGTGATCTCAAGACGGTGGAAGCCTGGCTCGACAAGGGTATCGCGCGGGTCATCATCGGCACCGCGGCGGTACGCGATCCGGAGCTGGTGAAGAGTGCCGCGCGAAAATTTCCCGGCCGCGTCGCGGTCGGGCTCGATGCGCGTGACGGCAAGGTCGCGGTCGAAGGCTGGGCGGAGACCTCGCAGGTGACCGCGCTCGAAATCGCGCAACGTTTCGAGGATGCCGGCGTTGCCGCGATCATCTTCACCGACATCGCGCGCGACGGCCTGCTCAAGGGCCTCAACCTCGATGCGACCATCGCGCTGGCCGAGGCGATCTCGATTCCCGTCATCGCGTCCGGTGGTTTTGCCTCGATCGAGGACGTCAAAGCGCTGCTGCAGCCGCGCGCCGCAAAGCTCGCCGGCGCCATCGCCGGTCGCGCGCTCTATGACGGCCGGCTCGATCCGACGGCGGCGCTGACGCTGATCCGCAACGCGCGCGCCGCGGCGTAG
- a CDS encoding response regulator codes for MGRTFRIKLHLRRFARRHPWLVLAVRSFMVFSATFGGAYGFIAGARSENSGYDPNTFAIGIAFLFALACVGLATMSFRFRMLRKKMRKIAMHNEAMADRNWELQEAEQRTRRLFESQGDLIVLRDANDRITFANDAYCELAQMDRDALIGSTARLSVLEQGDTALEPNGTRIHDQKIAGPLGPRWIAWREGLVRNDAGEPAELQCVGRDVTDRTESERALTEARDQADAASRAKSRFLAMASHEIRTPLNGIIGMSGLLMDTPLTPEQATYVKAVKSSGDALLSLIEELLDYSKIEAGKIDLEHRAFALSGMIEDITELLAPRAQARKIEIAAYVDERLPMEVVGDAARLRQVLLNLAGNAIKFTSSGGVALIVEPGIWPNEISFLVRDTGIGIAPEAQQRIFREFEQADDRIARSYGGTGLGLSISDRIVKRMGGRITLESKAGTGSTFEVSIPLATADGVAKTFAAPDLSGQSIMLVSQHGIEASLTARRLQRWGAQTCMVSDSDVAQALLPERSWHAILIDHALGTADIEALAEAARLHATQRIVMFTPATRQELQPSANSACTGYLVKPLRAASLAARLTAAPDVMAPGIAGDAPIEIPAAPSRTGLSILVAEDNEINALLMRSLLGRLGHHAVITTNGEEALESWLSAKSAGSPYDLVLMDIQMPQLNGIDATQRIRQLEAGQSGRRTPILALTANTLVEDRYACFEAGMDGFLIKPLDRDKLAEALAGLAASRHIAA; via the coding sequence ATGGGGCGGACGTTCCGGATCAAACTGCATCTTCGCCGCTTCGCCCGCCGTCATCCCTGGCTTGTCCTCGCCGTCCGCTCCTTCATGGTCTTCTCCGCCACCTTCGGCGGCGCCTACGGATTCATCGCCGGCGCCCGGTCGGAGAATTCGGGCTATGACCCGAACACGTTTGCGATCGGCATCGCCTTCCTGTTCGCGCTGGCCTGCGTCGGGCTCGCCACCATGAGCTTCCGCTTCCGCATGCTGCGCAAGAAGATGCGCAAGATCGCCATGCACAATGAAGCGATGGCGGACCGGAACTGGGAGTTGCAGGAGGCCGAGCAGCGCACCCGCCGCCTGTTCGAATCGCAGGGCGACCTGATCGTGCTGCGCGACGCCAATGACCGCATCACCTTCGCCAACGACGCCTATTGCGAACTGGCGCAGATGGATCGCGACGCCCTGATCGGCAGTACCGCCAGGCTCAGCGTGCTCGAACAAGGCGACACCGCGCTCGAACCGAACGGCACCCGCATCCACGACCAGAAGATCGCAGGTCCGCTCGGGCCGCGCTGGATCGCCTGGCGCGAAGGGCTGGTCCGCAACGATGCCGGCGAACCTGCGGAGCTGCAATGCGTCGGCCGCGACGTCACCGACCGCACCGAAAGCGAACGTGCGCTGACCGAAGCCCGCGACCAGGCCGATGCGGCGAGCCGCGCCAAGTCGCGCTTCCTCGCGATGGCGAGCCACGAGATCCGCACGCCGCTGAACGGCATCATCGGCATGAGCGGGCTGTTGATGGATACGCCGCTGACGCCGGAACAGGCGACCTACGTCAAGGCGGTCAAGAGCTCGGGCGACGCGCTGCTGTCGCTGATCGAAGAACTGCTGGACTACTCCAAGATCGAGGCCGGCAAGATCGATCTCGAACATCGCGCCTTCGCGCTGTCGGGCATGATCGAGGACATCACCGAATTGCTGGCGCCGCGCGCGCAGGCCCGCAAGATCGAGATCGCGGCCTATGTCGACGAACGGCTGCCGATGGAAGTGGTCGGCGACGCGGCGCGGCTGCGGCAGGTGCTGCTCAACCTCGCCGGCAATGCGATCAAGTTCACGTCGAGCGGCGGCGTCGCGCTGATCGTCGAGCCCGGCATCTGGCCGAACGAAATCAGTTTCCTGGTGCGTGATACCGGCATCGGCATCGCGCCCGAGGCGCAGCAGCGGATTTTCCGCGAGTTCGAGCAGGCCGACGACCGCATCGCCCGCAGCTATGGTGGCACCGGTCTCGGTCTCAGCATCAGCGACCGCATCGTCAAGCGGATGGGCGGCCGTATCACGCTGGAGAGCAAAGCGGGGACCGGTTCGACCTTCGAGGTGTCGATCCCGCTCGCAACCGCCGACGGCGTCGCGAAGACCTTTGCGGCGCCGGATCTCTCCGGCCAGTCGATCATGCTGGTTTCGCAGCACGGCATCGAGGCCTCGCTGACCGCGCGGCGGCTGCAGCGCTGGGGCGCCCAGACCTGCATGGTGTCGGACTCCGACGTCGCGCAGGCGCTGTTGCCGGAGCGGTCGTGGCACGCGATCCTGATCGACCATGCGCTCGGAACCGCCGATATCGAAGCCTTGGCCGAGGCCGCGCGCCTCCATGCCACCCAGCGAATCGTGATGTTCACGCCGGCGACGCGGCAGGAGCTGCAGCCCTCCGCCAACTCCGCCTGCACCGGCTACCTGGTCAAGCCGCTGCGCGCGGCCTCGCTCGCCGCCCGCCTGACCGCAGCACCCGATGTCATGGCGCCGGGTATTGCCGGCGATGCGCCGATCGAGATACCGGCCGCGCCGTCGCGCACGGGCCTGTCGATCCTGGTCGCCGAGGACAATGAGATCAACGCGCTCTTGATGCGCTCGCTGCTCGGCCGGCTCGGGCATCACGCGGTCATCACCACCAACGGCGAAGAGGCGCTGGAATCCTGGCTATCGGCGAAATCCGCCGGCAGCCCGTATGACCTGGTGCTGATGGACATCCAGATGCCGCAGCTCAACGGCATCGACGCCACCCAACGGATCCGTCAGCTGGAAGCCGGCCAGTCCGGACGCCGGACGCCGATCCTCGCGCTCACCGCCAATACGCTGGTGGAGGATCGCTACGCCTGCTTCGAGGCCGGCATGGACGGATTCCTGATCAAGCCGCTCGATCGCGACAAGCTTGCCGAGGCGCTGGCGGGGCTGGCGGCGTCACGGCACATCGCCGCGTGA
- a CDS encoding DUF2628 domain-containing protein → MPVYTVHAPVANGADLAATDKFVFVRDGFHFWAAVASVIWLVWNRLWLALIGWIALTLAIDVGMTALGAGRGAILFVDLLLAFLMGLEAATLQRWTLSRRNWRQLDIVVADDAESAERRFFDRWTARQRGLTNDQWSVDRGGPPPTRNIPGQPFSKPPPLPQGGIIGLFPEPGGSR, encoded by the coding sequence ATGCCGGTCTACACAGTGCATGCCCCCGTGGCCAACGGTGCCGATCTCGCGGCGACCGACAAATTCGTCTTCGTGCGTGACGGCTTTCATTTCTGGGCCGCGGTCGCGAGCGTGATCTGGCTGGTCTGGAACCGGCTGTGGCTGGCGCTGATCGGCTGGATCGCGCTGACGCTTGCGATCGACGTTGGAATGACGGCGCTCGGCGCCGGTCGTGGCGCGATCCTGTTCGTCGATCTCCTGCTCGCCTTCCTGATGGGACTGGAAGCGGCGACGCTGCAGCGCTGGACGCTGTCGCGTCGCAACTGGCGTCAGCTCGATATCGTGGTGGCCGACGACGCGGAATCGGCCGAGCGCCGTTTCTTCGATCGCTGGACCGCCAGGCAACGCGGCCTCACCAACGACCAATGGTCGGTCGATCGCGGCGGGCCGCCGCCGACGCGCAATATTCCGGGGCAGCCGTTCTCGAAGCCACCACCGTTGCCGCAGGGCGGGATCATCGGATTGTTTCCAGAGCCGGGAGGGTCGCGATGA
- the hisH gene encoding imidazole glycerol phosphate synthase subunit HisH produces MSVAIVDYGSGNLHSAAKAFERASRTMQDPQKIVVTRDPEVVFRADRIVLPGVGAFADCRRGLDAVDGMLEAMTEAVRVKARPFFGICVGMQLMATRGKEHVTTDGFNWISGDVEKISPREENLKIPHMGWNTLDMVREHPVLERLPLGPKGRHAYFVHSYHLNAANEADVLARADYGGPVTAMVGKDTAIGTQFHPEKSQRFGLALISNFLKWKP; encoded by the coding sequence ATGAGCGTCGCTATCGTCGATTACGGTTCCGGCAACCTGCACTCGGCCGCGAAAGCATTCGAGCGCGCCTCGCGGACCATGCAGGATCCGCAGAAGATCGTGGTGACGCGCGACCCTGAAGTCGTGTTTCGCGCCGATCGTATCGTGCTGCCCGGCGTCGGCGCCTTCGCCGACTGCCGACGCGGCCTCGACGCCGTCGACGGCATGCTGGAAGCGATGACCGAAGCGGTGCGCGTCAAGGCGCGGCCATTCTTCGGCATCTGCGTCGGCATGCAGTTGATGGCGACGCGCGGCAAGGAGCATGTCACCACCGACGGCTTCAACTGGATTTCCGGCGACGTCGAGAAGATCTCGCCGCGCGAGGAGAACCTGAAGATTCCGCACATGGGCTGGAACACGCTCGACATGGTCCGGGAGCATCCGGTGCTGGAGCGGCTGCCGCTCGGGCCGAAGGGCCGTCACGCCTATTTCGTGCACTCCTATCACCTCAATGCGGCCAACGAGGCCGACGTGCTGGCGCGCGCCGATTACGGCGGGCCGGTCACGGCGATGGTGGGCAAGGACACCGCGATCGGTACCCAGTTCCATCCCGAGAAGAGCCAGCGCTTCGGACTGGCGCTGATCTCGAACTTTTTGAAGTGGAAGCCGTGA
- a CDS encoding phosphoribosyl-ATP diphosphatase — translation MSRFTVHDLAATIDARAASGGEASYTRKLLDKGAEHCAKKLGEEAVETVIAAVENDRDHLIAESADLLFHLLVLLKSRGVTLEEVEATLGQRQNMSGLEEKASRKRD, via the coding sequence ATGTCGCGTTTCACGGTCCACGATCTGGCCGCCACCATCGATGCAAGGGCTGCATCGGGCGGAGAGGCGTCCTACACCCGCAAGCTGCTCGACAAGGGCGCGGAGCACTGCGCCAAGAAGCTGGGCGAGGAAGCGGTCGAGACCGTGATCGCGGCCGTCGAGAACGATCGCGATCACCTGATCGCCGAAAGTGCCGATCTGCTGTTTCACCTGCTGGTGCTGTTGAAGTCGCGTGGCGTGACGCTCGAAGAGGTCGAAGCCACGCTGGGCCAGCGTCAGAATATGTCTGGACTCGAAGAGAAAGCTTCGCGCAAGCGCGACTAA
- the hisF gene encoding imidazole glycerol phosphate synthase subunit HisF, with amino-acid sequence MFKVRVIPCLDVKDGRVVKGVNFVDLRDAGDPVEAAIAYDAAGADELCFLDITATHENRGTMLDVVRRTAEACFMPLTVGGGVRTVDDIKVLLRSGADKVSINSAAVSNREFVRQGAEKFGEQCIVVAIDAKRVKRAGGSDRWEIFTHGGRNSTGIDAIEYAQEVVSLGAGEILLTSMDRDGTRQGFDLPLTQAIADSVPVPVIASGGVGNLDHLVDGIRQGHATAVLAASIFHFGEFTIREAKEHMVRAGLPMRLDP; translated from the coding sequence ATGTTCAAGGTTCGCGTGATCCCCTGTCTCGATGTGAAAGATGGGCGCGTGGTCAAGGGCGTCAACTTCGTCGATCTGCGCGACGCCGGCGATCCCGTCGAGGCGGCGATTGCCTATGACGCGGCCGGCGCCGACGAGCTTTGTTTCCTCGACATTACTGCCACTCATGAAAATCGCGGCACCATGCTCGACGTGGTGCGGCGTACCGCGGAGGCGTGCTTCATGCCGCTGACGGTCGGCGGCGGGGTGCGCACCGTCGACGATATCAAGGTCCTGCTGCGCTCCGGCGCCGACAAGGTCTCGATCAACTCGGCCGCCGTCAGCAACCGCGAATTCGTCAGGCAGGGCGCGGAAAAGTTCGGCGAGCAGTGCATCGTGGTCGCGATCGACGCCAAGCGGGTCAAGCGCGCCGGCGGCTCCGACCGCTGGGAGATTTTCACCCATGGCGGGCGCAATTCCACCGGGATCGACGCCATCGAATACGCCCAGGAGGTGGTTTCGCTCGGCGCCGGCGAAATCCTGCTGACCTCGATGGACCGCGACGGCACGCGGCAGGGGTTTGACCTGCCGCTGACGCAGGCGATTGCCGACAGTGTTCCTGTACCGGTAATCGCGTCCGGCGGCGTCGGCAATCTCGACCACCTCGTCGACGGCATCCGCCAGGGCCACGCCACCGCGGTGCTGGCGGCCTCGATATTCCATTTCGGCGAATTTACCATACGCGAAGCCAAGGAGCACATGGTGCGGGCCGGGTTGCCGATGCGGCTCGATCCCTGA
- the coaA gene encoding type I pantothenate kinase: MDIRAPDQEYNPYRLFSREQWARLRDDTPMTLEPGEFERLRSMHDRLDLREVEDIYLPLSRLLSIYVDSTLRLYQAQRQFLGIRDRKVPYIIGVAGSVAVGKSTTARVLQALLARWSPRPKVELVTTDGFLFPNVVLERQGLMQKKGFPESYDLPTLLSFLSDIKAGRRTVRAPVYSHLSYDIIPNEWLEIDRPDILIVEGVNVLQTGRLPRDGKAVPVVSDFFDFSVYIDAEEPVLRNWYIRRFLALRDTAFHDPRSYFNRYALLSDEEATATAIAIWERTNLANLEDNILPTRPRATLILKKRADHLVETVALRRL, from the coding sequence ATGGATATTCGCGCCCCCGACCAAGAGTACAATCCTTACCGGCTGTTCTCGCGCGAACAGTGGGCGCGGCTGCGCGACGACACGCCGATGACGCTGGAGCCCGGCGAGTTCGAGCGGCTGCGCTCGATGCACGACCGGCTCGATCTGCGCGAGGTCGAGGACATCTATCTTCCGCTGTCGCGGCTGCTGTCGATCTATGTCGATTCGACGCTGCGGCTGTACCAGGCGCAGCGCCAGTTCCTCGGCATCCGCGATCGCAAGGTGCCCTATATCATCGGCGTCGCCGGTTCGGTGGCGGTCGGCAAGTCGACCACCGCGCGCGTGCTGCAGGCGCTGCTGGCGCGCTGGTCGCCGCGGCCCAAGGTCGAACTCGTCACTACCGACGGTTTTCTGTTTCCCAATGTCGTGCTCGAGCGGCAGGGCCTGATGCAGAAAAAGGGCTTTCCCGAGAGTTACGATCTGCCGACGCTGCTGTCGTTCCTCTCCGACATCAAGGCCGGGCGGCGGACGGTGCGGGCGCCGGTCTATTCGCATCTGAGCTACGACATCATTCCGAACGAGTGGCTGGAGATCGACCGGCCGGACATCCTGATCGTCGAGGGCGTCAATGTGCTGCAGACCGGCCGGCTGCCGCGCGACGGCAAGGCGGTGCCTGTCGTCTCCGACTTCTTCGACTTCTCGGTCTATATCGACGCCGAGGAGCCGGTGCTGCGCAACTGGTATATCCGGCGCTTCCTCGCGCTGCGCGATACCGCGTTCCACGATCCGCGGTCGTATTTCAATCGCTACGCGCTGCTCTCGGACGAGGAGGCGACCGCGACCGCCATCGCGATCTGGGAACGTACCAACCTCGCCAATCTCGAGGACAATATCCTGCCGACCCGGCCGCGTGCGACGCTGATCCTGAAGAAGCGCGCCGATCATCTGGTCGAAACCGTCGCGCTGCGGCGGCTGTAG
- a CDS encoding recombinase family protein, whose translation MKPKAYSYLRMSTDLQLKGDSRRRQLESSQKYADDFELDLASDDQLEDIGISAYKGANAKDGALGRFLSAVKAGSVAKGSYLIVESLDRLSREEILPAHTLFLSIVQSGINLVTLTDRRVYSAKTTNLVDMITSLVIMERAHEESKTKGLRVGAAWKQKRVRASQGQPMTARCPAWMRLAADRRTYELIPDRAEIVRQIFADSAAGLGMYSIATRLNKAGVPAFIGKNGWHRSYIAKTLANRAVLGEFQPHVKLDGSRVAEGDPIVDYFPAIVSEELFFQAKHGRSQRKAGGAGSGRKGPGYTNLFTGLARCAYCKSTIAFENKGSGSRGGSYLICGDAQRGLGCEATRWRYRDFETSFLAFVEELDLDSIVNSNEDAEKRKRLESERAAISGELSSVKQLMEKTYELLSTGGSTEFVAGKLKELTDRQADLTERLTAKEADQLEFNARDSRFYSSREDIRDLVVELQKPASDETYKVRAQIAARLKVLVETLLVAPQGDLPKMKRNIEQLLELNDSSVADVIAHMQQVAAHPDQSRRYFAVGFRDAAVRAVFPAYNDPLVFEQQVVAPPNSEAGRAYFEVISQSPSDATLTEN comes from the coding sequence ATGAAACCCAAGGCCTACTCTTACCTCCGAATGTCGACCGACCTCCAACTTAAGGGGGATAGCCGGCGACGCCAGCTGGAATCGTCCCAAAAATATGCCGACGATTTCGAGTTGGACCTCGCAAGCGACGACCAGCTCGAGGATATCGGTATCTCGGCGTATAAAGGAGCAAACGCCAAAGATGGCGCCCTGGGCCGGTTCTTGAGTGCGGTGAAAGCCGGCTCCGTCGCCAAGGGCTCCTACCTGATCGTCGAGTCACTTGATCGGCTTAGCCGGGAGGAAATCCTCCCGGCCCACACGCTGTTCCTCAGCATCGTCCAGTCTGGGATCAACCTTGTGACCCTGACGGATCGGCGCGTTTACAGCGCGAAGACGACCAACCTCGTCGACATGATAACCTCGCTTGTAATCATGGAGCGCGCCCACGAAGAATCCAAGACAAAGGGCCTGCGAGTAGGAGCTGCGTGGAAGCAAAAACGTGTGAGGGCTTCGCAAGGTCAGCCGATGACCGCTCGCTGCCCCGCATGGATGCGTTTGGCGGCCGATCGACGAACTTACGAGCTAATTCCCGATCGCGCAGAGATCGTCCGGCAGATATTCGCCGATTCAGCGGCGGGCCTAGGCATGTATTCCATTGCAACGCGACTCAACAAAGCCGGTGTACCGGCGTTCATTGGAAAAAATGGATGGCATAGATCCTATATTGCCAAGACGCTCGCCAACCGCGCCGTACTGGGTGAATTTCAGCCTCATGTGAAGCTAGACGGAAGCCGCGTCGCCGAGGGAGACCCGATCGTCGACTATTTTCCGGCGATCGTTTCCGAGGAGTTATTTTTCCAAGCGAAGCACGGGCGATCTCAACGCAAGGCAGGCGGGGCGGGATCTGGTCGAAAAGGACCAGGTTACACCAACCTGTTCACCGGCTTGGCCCGGTGCGCGTATTGCAAATCGACAATAGCATTCGAAAACAAGGGCTCGGGTAGTCGAGGCGGTAGTTATCTCATTTGCGGTGACGCACAGCGCGGCCTCGGCTGTGAAGCGACACGGTGGCGCTATCGCGATTTCGAGACCTCTTTCTTGGCATTCGTTGAGGAGCTCGATCTCGATAGCATCGTAAACTCGAACGAAGATGCAGAAAAGCGAAAGCGCCTTGAGAGTGAACGAGCCGCAATTTCGGGCGAACTGTCGTCAGTGAAACAACTGATGGAAAAGACCTACGAACTGTTGAGCACTGGCGGATCGACCGAGTTCGTTGCCGGCAAACTGAAGGAGCTGACAGATCGGCAGGCGGACTTAACAGAGCGGCTAACGGCCAAAGAGGCTGACCAGCTGGAGTTTAACGCGCGAGATTCACGCTTCTATTCCAGCCGGGAAGATATCAGGGACCTGGTGGTAGAGTTACAGAAGCCAGCTTCTGATGAGACTTATAAGGTGCGTGCTCAGATAGCCGCCCGGCTGAAGGTGCTCGTCGAAACGTTACTCGTTGCTCCCCAAGGTGATCTGCCCAAGATGAAGCGCAACATAGAGCAATTGCTCGAACTCAATGACAGCAGCGTTGCCGACGTGATCGCCCACATGCAGCAAGTTGCTGCCCATCCTGATCAATCTCGGCGCTATTTCGCGGTAGGATTTAGGGACGCTGCCGTTCGAGCTGTCTTTCCGGCCTACAACGATCCCCTCGTATTCGAACAACAAGTCGTGGCACCCCCGAACTCCGAAGCGGGCAGGGCCTACTTCGAGGTGATCAGTCAAAGCCCGTCTGACGCAACTCTCACTGAGAACTGA
- a CDS encoding recombinase family protein, which yields MANALVVHKDRLPQSQKILRAAQYVRKSTAYQRYSIKNQAVVIAAYAQVHQLSIVRTYRDERESGLRIKNRRALTKLLDDCADFDHILVFDVSRWGRFQGIDESAHYEFICKQAGIKVFYCAEQFDNDGSLLLSIVKNIKRVMAAEFSRELSAKVYAGECRLARLGFKMGGPVCYGLERVVIDERAQPKGTLIAGTRGRVRVIWVIDSGPVFLGFAQIEQGEEHVPPSRTRTTRRAPHTRGPILAHVIRRATLFYGKSAECDR from the coding sequence ATGGCAAACGCTCTTGTTGTTCACAAGGATCGCCTGCCTCAATCCCAAAAGATCCTTCGCGCGGCGCAATACGTCCGCAAGTCGACCGCCTACCAACGATATTCCATCAAAAACCAGGCTGTGGTGATCGCCGCATATGCACAAGTGCACCAACTCTCGATTGTCCGCACCTATCGCGACGAACGCGAGAGCGGCCTAAGAATCAAGAACAGAAGGGCCTTGACCAAATTGCTGGATGACTGCGCTGATTTCGATCATATCTTAGTTTTTGACGTCAGCCGTTGGGGTCGATTTCAGGGTATCGATGAAAGCGCGCACTATGAGTTTATCTGTAAACAAGCGGGGATCAAAGTTTTCTATTGCGCCGAGCAATTCGACAACGATGGAAGCCTTCTTCTGAGCATCGTAAAAAATATCAAGAGAGTGATGGCGGCGGAGTTTAGCCGAGAGCTTTCAGCGAAAGTATACGCGGGCGAGTGTCGCTTGGCGCGGCTCGGCTTCAAAATGGGCGGCCCGGTTTGTTATGGGCTGGAGCGGGTTGTAATAGATGAAAGAGCCCAGCCCAAAGGAACTCTGATCGCAGGTACCCGGGGGCGAGTACGGGTAATATGGGTGATCGACAGCGGTCCTGTATTTCTCGGCTTTGCGCAGATCGAGCAGGGAGAGGAACATGTCCCACCATCCCGCACCCGCACCACACGTCGAGCACCTCATACGCGCGGCCCAATACTTGCGCATGTCATCAGACGTGCAACGCTATTCTACGGAAAATCAGCAGAATGCGATCGTTGA